In Spiroplasma sp. SV19, one DNA window encodes the following:
- the ald gene encoding alanine dehydrogenase, translated as MKIGIPKEIKAQENRVGVTPSGVIELVKHNHNVYVETNAGLGSGFSDEDYQKAGAIILDNPAEIWAKEMVIKVKEPLESEYKYFYEGQIIFTYFHLASNKTLTKALLNAKVTAIAYETIQLEDKSLPLLRPMSEVAGRLAVINATHFMFKTNGGTGLLMNGTPGTERAKVTVIGGGVAGTAAADMAASIDCDVTLIEFNENRIRELYHLFGNKVHILKSNHANIEKAVLNSEVVISTVLIPGASAPKLVTEAMVKKMKKNSIIIDVAIDQGGSVETVTKATTHNDPIFIMHDVIHYSVANMPGAVPRTSTIALTNATIQYALVIANIDFKTLCKTQTAIRKGVQTFNGNLVVAPVAEAHNLDYVDVLSVC; from the coding sequence ATGAAAATAGGAATTCCAAAAGAAATTAAAGCGCAAGAAAATCGCGTTGGGGTAACCCCAAGTGGTGTCATTGAATTAGTAAAACATAACCATAATGTTTATGTGGAAACAAATGCTGGTCTTGGCAGTGGTTTTAGTGATGAAGATTATCAAAAAGCCGGAGCAATTATTTTAGATAATCCTGCTGAAATTTGAGCAAAGGAAATGGTCATTAAAGTAAAAGAACCATTGGAAAGTGAATATAAATATTTTTATGAAGGGCAAATTATTTTTACGTATTTCCATTTGGCTTCAAATAAAACATTGACCAAAGCTTTACTTAATGCAAAAGTTACGGCAATTGCGTATGAAACAATTCAACTTGAAGATAAATCGTTGCCACTGTTAAGACCAATGAGTGAAGTCGCTGGAAGATTAGCAGTTATTAATGCAACGCATTTTATGTTTAAAACAAATGGAGGTACTGGATTATTAATGAATGGAACACCGGGAACAGAACGAGCAAAAGTTACTGTCATTGGTGGGGGAGTAGCTGGCACTGCTGCTGCCGATATGGCAGCAAGCATTGATTGTGATGTTACACTAATTGAATTTAATGAAAATAGAATTCGTGAATTATACCATTTATTTGGCAATAAAGTACATATTTTAAAATCTAATCATGCAAATATTGAAAAAGCAGTGTTGAATAGTGAAGTTGTTATATCAACGGTTCTAATTCCGGGTGCTTCAGCACCAAAGTTAGTTACTGAGGCAATGGTTAAAAAGATGAAGAAAAACAGTATTATTATTGATGTTGCTATTGACCAAGGTGGAAGTGTTGAAACAGTTACGAAAGCAACGACTCATAATGATCCAATTTTTATTATGCATGATGTAATTCATTATTCAGTTGCAAATATGCCAGGTGCAGTACCAAGAACAAGTACAATTGCTTTAACAAATGCAACAATTCAATATGCCTTAGTAATTGCTAATATTGATTTTAAAACATTATGTAAAACACAGACAGCAATTAGAAAAGGGGTTCAAACATTTAATGGTAATCTTGTTGTTGCTCCGGTTGCTGAAGCACATAACTTGGATTATGTGGATGTTTTATCAGTTTGTTAA